ATGTGGGGGCGCGCCATAGAAAATCGTAGAATGTCCGCATGAACCATGACGATCCATCGTTCCGGCACGCCGGACCCGACAAGATAGCAGGCATGCTGCGGGATGCGCGGCATTATACGCTGGCCCTGTTCGGCGCCCTCGAGGAGGCCGGCTATGCCGACGCCGCGCGCCTGCCGCGCCTGCCCATCATCAATCCGCCCCTGTGGGAACTGGGCCACACGGCCTGGTTCGCCGAGTGGTTCGTGCTGCGCGCGGCGAGCAGCAGCCGGCCCGGCGATGCGGAGGGCCACAGCCTGCTGGCGCGCGGCGACGACTGGTTCGACTCGAACCTGGTGGCGCACCGCACGCGCTGGGCGCTCGACCTGCCCGGGACCGGTGCGATCGAGACCTATTGCCAGGAGGTGCTGGAGCGCGTCCTGGAGCGGCTGGCCGGCGAACCGGTCGACGACGCCGCACTGTACGCCTATCGCCTGGCGCTGGCGCACGAGGACATGCACGGCGAAGCCCTGCTGTACACGATGCAGACGCTGGGCGTGGCGGTGCCCGGCGAGATGGCCGGGACCCTGCCGGCGCCGGCCCCCGCAGCGGCAGGGGAGATCGCCTTCGAGGGCGGCGTTTTCCTGCGCGGCGGCGACCAGTCGCGCGGCTTCGTGTTCGACAACGAGAAGGCGGCGGTCAGCTGCCGCGTGGCGCCTTTCGCGATCGACGCCAGGCTGGTCTCGAATGCGCACTACCTGTCCTTCGTGGAGGACGGCGGCTACCAGGATGGGCGCTACTGGAGCGAGGCGGGCCGCGCATGGCTGATGGAGACGGCGCGCACGGCGCCGCGTTACTGGCGGCGCGACGGCGACGGCGACGGCGACGGTCATGGCGGTGGCGGTGGCGATGGCGGTCAGTGGCGGCAGCTGCGCTTCGGCCGCCGCGT
This window of the Massilia sp. WG5 genome carries:
- the senA gene encoding selenoneine synthase SenA is translated as MNHDDPSFRHAGPDKIAGMLRDARHYTLALFGALEEAGYADAARLPRLPIINPPLWELGHTAWFAEWFVLRAASSSRPGDAEGHSLLARGDDWFDSNLVAHRTRWALDLPGTGAIETYCQEVLERVLERLAGEPVDDAALYAYRLALAHEDMHGEALLYTMQTLGVAVPGEMAGTLPAPAPAAAGEIAFEGGVFLRGGDQSRGFVFDNEKAAVSCRVAPFAIDARLVSNAHYLSFVEDGGYQDGRYWSEAGRAWLMETARTAPRYWRRDGDGDGDGHGGGGGDGGQWRQLRFGRRVALAPDAPVRHLSLHEAQAFCRWAGRRLPLEAEWEFAALSGHPGFEWGGLWEWTASPFLPYAGFAPDRYLEYSAPWFGSRQVLRGASFATPARFRSPHFRNFFTPGRDDIFSGFRTCAL